GGGCCGGTGAACGTGGGTCGACTTCCCATTGTGATTTGCATACGCCTGTGACATCAAATGCTTCTTGCTCGCTGTATCCGTATTTTGCAAACTCGCTTCTGCTAACAGtccgagaggagaaagcaCGTTGTCGGGTAGAGAATGCAGCCGAGGTGATAAAGGCGGTTGATGTGAATGTCCGGATTGTCCGTGAGCCgaatcttctcctcgcacCTGATTTTGCATGTCGAATGATCCAGCATAATTGTCCGTGGGTGCGCTGTAAGCTTGTCGATTCATCGCAACAGCCAGGGTAGGAACAACAGAGGGAGCTGTATGGGAGGtgatgaggttgatgaCATCCTGATCACTGGTGGTAGAATGTAAAgcggtggagaaggagttgagTGACGGTTGATCGAGATTGCTTAGCGCCTAAGTGTGACAGACCATCAGTTTCAGCCATACCTTGAAGTGTCATTCGACTGGTAGggtcactcaccgatccTATACCTTTCAGAGCAGCTTCCATCTTTGCAACCTTTGCTGCTAGCGCCTCGTTCTTTCTCgtgctcctcttccctctaTTTGACTCTTCGAATATGCATTCGTGCCCTCCAGATTTGCAACGCTGCCAGAATCGTCAGCTGAAAAGGATGATGTGTGTCACGCAGAACATACCTTGCAAGGACCACCTGGCGGACTATTTTCGTCTGGGATGCATCGCATCTTGATCTTTCGACAAGCGATACAAGCTCTGTATGGAGCGTTAACATGAGTTCGACAGTACCCAACAGAGGGATTtttgctcaccttgaccctcttgtcagcttgacttTTGgctttccttcttgtccctttcctttccctccttttcctctgcCGGCCGGTGTCCCTTTGCCGCTTCCACCAgcatcgtcgtcaccatcatcatcgtcgtcgtcatcatcttcgtctccaTCGCTGTCTCCGTCCTTCCCCTGGGATGATCCGCcgtctctcatcatcgcttctCCTGCATCCGACATCCGCGGCTTCTTGTCTTGATGTCCTCCTGCAGAGTTCAGGGTCTGTGGATCGTATGAAGTCGAGTTCTGTAGTGGCGAGGGCGTGAACGGATTCGGCATTGACTGATAGGCTGAAGCGTAAGGATGAGAGGGCATTTGCACCCATACAGCTTCATCCCCTTGTTGAGGCggttgttgctgttgcgGCTGGTGGTTGCCATAATTCGACGTGTTGTTCTCCCAAGAGCGCTTCATCGAGAATCGGTTTCTATAGTCCAGCGTCAGGAGATACAGAAACACTCTATCTGTTGATGTCGCTCAGGAGTGTATCGGACTGCCGATGGAAAAGCTTCGCTTCGGCAAGGGCTCCAagcgaagcggaagagCCGGTACTCTTGTTGTTTGGCGCTCCTGAATGGGTGATGTGTTTCCGTTTCCTGGGCTGCTGCGAGGGCGATGGACGGGCTGGTCCAGAGGGCTTCTGTTCTTTTTGGATGTGTCACGATGGAACGGTCAAAAGGTCAATGTTGTTGGTGAGCCGTGTGGAGAGAAGTGGTCCCAGAAACGGGTGGATGGCTCGGTGGCTTCATTTGCCGGTCACTGCAACCCTCTCTTTGCAAAAAGGTGCGCAGATACCTACCTCCCTAGTGCCCGGCGTTATCCGTCCATCGCTGCCGGAGTTATGTAATCGGTTATACATGTGGCATTATTTCTCTTTTAACCGGTTGTCTGGTCTTTCTGATCccgctctctccctcacaAGGCACGTTCAAtggcatcatcatcattcatcgTTATCATCATTACTATTGCAATTACAACAGTTAACGTTATTTGTTGATGGCTTTGATGACTTGATCGCTTGGGCAATCGATGTCTCGGcaatcttcgtcctctcttCACTCTTGTGTCATACCCAAATATACTTCAAAAGGCTCTCCAGGGATTGCGAGCCGCCGAGCTGcacctcctcgacatgAGCTTCGCGTCCTGCAGCCGACATGTTCTGCATCGACCGCAAGCATTTCTATCAATAGCTGGGCCCTCGAGGCAAGCGCATTCTTCATGCTTTGGCCGGGCGTCGGCTCCTCGACGGCAGAATGAGTCTCTCTCACCACCACAGAGGGTCTCACAGGCAGCGTTAGCATCTCGAATACGGCAACGCTTCAAGTCATCACCCCTCGCTGCCTCCTTTTCGACGACACCACGTCGGTCTTCACCACCGCCACACCCCTCGGGCACCGCGGCCTCCCAACCTCGGGCTCCGGCCACGGTCAGGACGGAGAAAGTGACCGCTCCAGTAGCTTCGACGACGGAAAAGTCGCAAGACAAAACGGACTGGagcatcatcgtcaagtTAGCGGGAAATATATGGCCCAAAGACAACCCAAAGGTCAAATTAAGAGTGTTGGGCGCTCTCGGTCTCTTGGTCGCGGGCAAAGTGTTGAACGTCCAGGTGccattcttcttcaaagCGATCATAGATGGGCTGAATGTACCTATAACGGATTCCACCACTGTATGGGTGTTAGCAGGGGCGAGCATAGCCGGCTGTGAGTAACTACGTTCACATTCAGATCGGTCTTATCTGATAGGTGTCATAGATGGCGCTGCGAGGATCCTAACAACCCTCTTCGGCGAACTGAGGAACGCTGTCTTCGCCTCAATCTCTCAAAGCGCCATTCGGAAAGTCGCGAGAGAGACTTTTGAACATCTACTGAGCATGGACATGAAGTTTCACTTGGAGCGTCAGACCGGTGGTCTAACGAGAGCTATAGACCGAGGGACAAAGTAAGTGATGATCTTTCGTTTCTCATCGTGTCACGAAGTGGGATCTGAGATGGGCGTTGCAGAGGTATATCCTTCATCCTTTCCTCCATCGTCTTTCACGTCATCCCTACTGCCCTCGAAATCAGTATGGTGTGCGGTATCCTCTCATGGAAATTCGGATGGGATTTTGCCGCGGTGACTGGTATCACGATGGTGCTCTACACGTGGTTCACAGTGCAGACCACAGCATGGAGGACCAAATTCAGGAAGGACGCAAATGCTGCCGACAACAAGGGGGCAACGGTAGCGGTTGACTCGTTGATCAACTATGAGGCTGTCAAGGTAAGTCGTCACGGCGAGTAAGCGATGTGTACACCGATGAACTCATATGGCTCTCACGTGCAGGCGTTCAACAACGAGAGATTCGAAGTTGCCCAATACGACGCTACTCTCAAATCGTATGAGAAGGCTTCCGTCAAGATCGCGACATCGTTAGCAGCTCTCAATTCGGGGCAGAACCTTATCTTTTCGAGCGCGTTGACCATGATGATGCTGCTGGGTGCACAAGGGATTGTCAAAGGTAGGTCGGCAGAGCAAGGTACTCGCCGGTTTGGTCGATGCTAATCACTGCTTTCAGGCACCATGACGGTCGGAGATCTGGTTATGATCAATCAACTTGTCTTCCAATTGTCCCTGCCTCTCAATTTCCTCGGTACTGTCTATCGAGAGTTGCGTCAAAGTTTGATCGATATGGACGTCATGTTCAACCTCCAATCTCTTGATTCGGCCATCAAAGTGAGCTGCCGATGCATCTGGAGTACAGGAGCCTTGCTGATTGCCCCCACAGGACCAACCTAACACCAAGCCTCTTTCACTGAAGGGCGGCGAGATCCGTTTCGAGAACGTCAACTTTGGCTACCATCCTGATCGACCCATTTTCAAGGATatctccttcaccatccctGCTGGGAAGAAAGTGGCGATTGTTGGACCCTCTGGTTGCGGCAAATCCACCGTCTTCAGACTTCTCTTCCGATTCTACGATTCCCAGACCGGACGCATCCTCATAGATGGACAGGACATTAAGGACGTGTCTCTCGAGTCGCTCAGAAAGGCCATCGGAGTAGTCCCTCAAGACACACCACTTTTCCATGCCGACATCTTGCATAACATCAGATACGGAAACCTGGACGCGACAGACGATGAAGTGATTGCTgcagcgaagaaagctCACGTTGAGGAGACCATTCAAAGATTACCGGAGAAGTATAAGACGAaggtgggagagagaggattgaTGATTTCAGgtggagagaagcagaggtTGGCAGTGGCAAGATTGTTACTGAAGGACCCCCCAATACTGTTCTTCGACGAGGCGACCTCAGCACTGGACGTGTACACAGAAACGGAGTTAATGAGAAATATCAACTCGTTATTGGTTGATCAGACCAAAACGAGTGTCTTCATCGCACACAGGTGAGCTCTCACTCTTTGTCTAGCCATGCCAATCTTCTTCGTGGGGCCGGCTTTCATAGCGAAGTCGCTGACATACTTCGCTAATCGCTACAGACTCCGTACCATCTCCGATGCGGACCTGATTATCGTTTTGCGAGACGGGAAAGTGGCAGAGCAAGGCTCACACGAAGAACTCATGAAGATCGAAGGAGGTGTATATTACAGATTATGGCAAGCACAACTCACGGAAAGTACCCAAAGTACAGCTGCAGACCCGCAGAGggaggaagcggagatAGTACAGAAGAAATGATCGGATAGAATAGGTAGTCTATGCGTCGGAGCGTGGTGGTCATCGCTCATCAAGGTAAAAGTAATGTTGCATGTGGATGGAAGACACATACTGCTGAGACTGTCGACGTTTTGGGATCGGAAAGATATAGATGTTCATCGCATAGTACACTACCCGTCACGCATTGTTGCCCGGGAGATGTAAGGTGGCGTTCAGACCGTTGCCAAAGTGTTGAGAGCAGCAGTGCAAAGCCGATGATACAATGTCAAGAAGGCAAGGAGCTGACTTGGATATCTTGAAAGATGTGAGATTATAGCATGGATGGATACCTTGGTCTGATTTGCGATTTGCGATACTTGCAGCACTGTGTGATATACCAAGTGCTCTGTGCAGACTCAAGTGATCGTGAAGGTGCGGCAACCATCAATGgctgagagaagaagcagatgaCATCCGTTGAGGAACTTTGGATGATGTAATGTGAGCTATATACAATGATTGCACAGGCATTGATGATGGACATGGCCAGACCACTAGGGAGCGAAAGAGACTGGAATGATTCTCAAGAGAAGTCACATCAAAAGGTCGCCGACTTGATAAGGGGGTCAATCTGGAATACTTGATCAGGTTTCCACCTGCGTGCGAGTGGAAAGGCGAAACTCTGATATAACTTGGAACACTGATCTCGGAGCCCCGCGTCAAGAAAGAGGCTTTGTTGCGACGCTGTCCAATTCATAATTCCTTCGCGGGATGATATCCTAGAACCATCGCGCAACATGGAGGTACAAGAACAAGATGGTCCTGGTGGCGTTGAGCTTGTAGGCCATCAGATGGAAGCAACGAAGCTTGAGGATGGGTCCGACGTCgtcgagagcgaggatgatggtgcTCTCGCtgtgggtggtggaggattGGAAGGTAAAAAcagaacgaagaagaaaaagaagaaggggaagaagaaggtgagctcgCGTCGGCGCCAATCAGGCAAGAAATATATTTCCTGATGATCCTGAGCAGAAAGCGGCTGGACCAGCGGAACGTCTAGGTAGTATACCTGACGAGTTGCCCGCTCCTGGCCCCGAGACAACCGAAGAAACGGCCaaatgggagatggagctTCAGAAAGGGTGCAGGACGTATCAGCTCCCAGAGTGGGGTCTTGTGGACGAGAGGGTAAGCTTCCTTGTGGCCTTGTGATGGGTCAAAGTAAGCTGACGAGCTTATGTCGTCTTGTCTTCAGACTCGATTCATCCTGAATACTTTCCTCACGCCGTCATGTCGGCAGATGGAGTTGGTAACCCCCCGACTGAAGCTTCGTCAAGTCGAAGTGGGAGACACGACAGGTATAAGACGGATCAAGATGGAACCTATCGTTCAGAAAACACAGTTGTGAGCTGTCCTGCTCCGTTtctgacgaggacgatcgCTCATCTTTTTTTAATGGGACAGGTATggatctccttccatctcagATATCAAGGAATCCTTTCAGAATCGGTATATCCGTTCGTCGTGAGCTTCCTGCCCTGATCTCTCGGCGTCATTGACGCTCACGCTCGGTGCATCTAGTATACCACGAATCGCTATCACGCGCggaggaaaaggtcgaggagagcATATCTTCGCCATCACTGCTCGTGATCCAGCTTCTATCACCATCAGACCTCCCGCAGGTCTCAAGATCCCGAACAGGATCGCATCAGCAGAAGGCTACTTGGGTGAGTACGCTCAGCTTGCTCAGCCTCccccttcgtcatcgtgGGATCCATCGTGCTGAGACTCGAATCCACAAAACAAAAGGTAATATCGccctctcactctcattcGAAAACATGACCGAACCTCTCTTACCTAAAAAGGGCGAGATATTCGTCCAGCCGACTTTCGAGCAATATACCGAGGCTGGTCTCACCGCGTACATGTTCTACGAGATACATCCGCAACTCTGGGGTCAGGGAGTCATGAGCGAGGCGTTTGTGGAGGTCTTGAGATTCGcgatggaggaagtgggatGTCAGACCgtccaggtgagtgagaccCTTCGACGTCACAAAGGCAGACCAATCAAAAAGGGGCACAAAGCCAGAATTAGACGTTCGAAGAGGGGTCACCAGAATGGGATCAAGAGGACAATTGACTGGTTCTGAACCGCGTGCTTGCAGTCCGACCCAACGACGACCAACGAAGCCTCCATCCGTCTTTGCGTCAAGAACGGGATGCGATATACCAAAACTGAAAACAACGAGCACAACAAACCCCAGATGTTTCATGAGATAtcgagagaggagtggTGGTCGAGAAACCGGCCGGGTCAGAAGGTCCAAGATAGATGGGGAGGGAAAAAAGTGTGCAGGTGGTACGTCGATTTCGGTGTTTCCCGCCGCGACCAGAAGAGATCTTGCATTCCATTCCACCTTTGCTATTTGCTAGACCAATGCCGTATGACAATCACGACCCTTCACTGACGTGCATATCTCTACAGGTGCATGAACTTCCGTCAAGCCCCACCGACCATACAATGTTCTCATTGTGATTGGGCAAAATACTGCTCTCGCGAATGTCAGAGGGCGGACTGGCTTCGTCAAGGTGGACATCAAGCAGAGTGCGATTGGAAGTAGTTGGCTGTCATTCGGAAGGATAATTGGCGAGCGCCAACGAGCCTCATACCAAACCCAAGGGCGTTCCGTGGAGGAAGACATTGAGACACCAAATCACCTTGCATCATCTATATACACCATTTCATTATCGTATGCGATTCATAATCGATCTCTATTCATTCCAATTTCGCAATCAAGTCGCGCTACGAGAATAAGAAGAGAAGTCGTCagcggtggaggagacaACTTTCAAACCGCATCGAAGTCTAGAAATGGCTTATGCATATGCACTTACCAATAAAGGAGCGACTTGCTTCCTGGTGGATCTTGCATTACCCTGCTGCCAGACTTTGAACCATCTGttctcgccttctcctcctcccaatTGTCTCTTCTTGTTAAATTTCTTCAACCAGCTTCCCTTATCCCATTCCTCCAACGCTAGCAGTTCTCCACTACCTTCTAATCCTCTTCCAAGATCCTGCAAGACCTGCTGTGCTTTGGCGGAATCCCTGATGACTCCACCAGATCTGACTATGATGACCAattctctcttccccttaCCCTTCTTTTCTGATCGATAGGTCGTCAAAATCCCTTCGATATCCAATGTCTTTGCTTCCATGTACTGGTCAACCTCGGAAAGTAGCGTTTGCcaaccatcttcttctttctccaacCACTTTTTCAATCCCAATGGGACGGTCGATAGTCCGACTTTCAATGTGGGATAAGCAGACGATGACGTAGGCAGAGCATATTCTTTGTAATCACGAAGCAAGAGGTCGTATGTTGACAGACCCGATacgtccatcttcgtctcgaGGAGGTTCTCAGCAGTGTTTGCAAGTGTTGACGGGACTTGAGCTTCCAGAGAAGAACTGGTCAAGGTCGTGTTAGTCTGTGTGGCAGAGACCTCAGAGTCAGATGATGACAGCGTCGAAATCGGGTAGAGGAATGCCGCAGAATCGTAATCAACCGGTGTGGCTTTTCCGCCCGACTTCAGTCCCCCCGTATCGATCAGCATGGCCGAAAGTAACAAGGTTGCCAATTCCTGAGGAACAGGTCCACCACCCGCCTTGAGCGAAGCTTCCCATTGCGGCCTGAAATGCTTGACGACTAGGGACGAGCAGCTACCCGTTGGGACTGTGATTTCTCGGACGGGAGCGTTCGGATGGGCaccttcgtcgtcgtgaTGATCGATAATCGCCAACACTTCTCCATTGTCTCCAAAAGCCGGTAGGAGTCGATTATGATCCACCAAAGCGAAGTTCACACCGAGTGATGCGAGCTCGGTCgtggggatgggaagagattCCGGATGAAGCAAAGCGGATGGAGGAATTTGTGCCATCTGGAAGGCGAGTAGATTCTCCGGTCGAAGTTTCATcagtgaagaaggggtgagtgtgagagggatggtCCGTTGCGCCagaagagacgaggagagtTGGGCGTAAGCGATGGACGATGCGATGGAGTCGAGATCTACGGAGGACATATAAGGGAGGGATCAGCCGCATGGTCCTCGTAGAGAGTGGACGGCAAGTGACGAAGATGTACACCTTTCTCTTCACACTGCCACGAAGCGCAATCGTAATGAGGGCCAAAAGATTGTTCTCGAGTTGGATGGagcccactcaccaccgGCCTCATTACCCATGACCACAGTCcacccctttcccttcccttcttccagatcaCCCAGGAACAAATCCCGCTGACTGGCCAAAAACCCTGCCAATCTACCTTCCTTCACTATCCCCTCTCCGTTTCCACTCCTATTTCCGTTTTCTTCCACGATATCCAGATCGCCCGACATGATTCCGTCCAGATTTgccgaggacgaagagagaggtcTGGAGAGTACGGAAGAACAGACGAGTCGCTGATGTGCTGTTTTCGATATTCTGACAAGTGAGAAGGGTACACAAGGTCTCATAGACTCGTTGAGGTATGCCAATagcgagaagatgaggatgaaaggTGGGATAATGGAGAATGTGAGGATCAGACAGAAGAATCTAGAGTTGCGTGGTGGACGCATATGACTCGCTGATCGAGCGGATGGAAAGAGAGCTGATGCTGTTGGAGGACaagaaaagaggaagaacccgagtgaggaggatgttgCAAGCTTTGTGGTGAGAAATGAAATGTTGTTGCCAGACTTGAAACGAAATCCGATTACGTCATACACGTGCTTTCTTTCCCACTCGATGTTTCCGAATGAGTGAAGAAGTGGCACCTTGGCGTGTGCATGACTGGCGTCTTGCTAACAGATGCCGAATCGAATGAAGAATACATGACATACATGTTCATATAGCCAGGCGCCGTGACCGAAGCTCTAATCCTCCTCGCTGCCACCTTCTTCTATCAGCTTCTGGTAATCCTCGTAACTACCAAACGTCGGcaactccttcctcttcttcctcctttccttcctctcatcattcctctttctctttccgGCCTTAACcggatcttcttcctcttcctccgccacATCAGAGTCTGTCGCACCATCCAGCACGATGTCTGGCATCTCCATATCTGAATCGGAGATGAtatcgtcctcttcatcggcGAAATCGGGGAAAGAAGATTGAGACGAGGCGATAGACGGTGATCGAGAGGCACGCTTGCCTTTATTCCTCTTGGGTTGTTCGGTCTCatactcttcttcgtcctcatcttcacttCCCACAggttcttcatcgtcatcctcctcagcaTCATCGTAGTCACTCATGTCGTCActttcgtcgtcgtccgcGCTTAGACCCATGTCGTCTCCTGCACCTGGCATGCTGGCTTTCATGGCCTATGCGATCCGAGTCAGCGGCAGTTCAAGCCACATATGTGGGAATATTCGACCCACCTTCCAGATCTCTGCCTCTTCAGGATCactgtcctcctcctcttcaccacccTCACTGCCTtcttgctcctcctcgtcactgCCCTCagcctcctcgtcatcttcgtcttctgccccagcttcatcatcatcgctggcatccagatccagatcgtcatcgtcgtcatcatcccgcttctttcccttccctttgGCAGTTTCCTTCCTTTGCAGCTTCTCCGAGAAATACTTGTGGAAGAACATCATCTCAACGGGCACATCCTCaatcttctttctccagaACTGTTCGCTGTTCACCATCACTCCTTGAGTTCCGCCTTGCACGCCGTGGTTCTTGACTACCATGCCTGACTTGTCAGACGCGGCAGCAGGCTGCATGATGGACGCTCCCTTCGGTTGTAACGTCTTTTTCGGATTACGGTAAACAAATCGATCGAGGAATGAGACAAGG
Above is a window of Kwoniella newhampshirensis strain CBS 13917 chromosome 9, whole genome shotgun sequence DNA encoding:
- a CDS encoding iron-sulfur clusters transporter ATM1, mitochondrial; this encodes MSFASCSRHVLHRPQAFLSIAGPSRQAHSSCFGRASAPRRQNESLSPPQRVSQAALASRIRQRFKSSPLAASFSTTPRRSSPPPHPSGTAASQPRAPATVRTEKVTAPVASTTEKSQDKTDWSIIVKLAGNIWPKDNPKVKLRVLGALGLLVAGKVLNVQVPFFFKAIIDGLNVPITDSTTVWVLAGASIAGYGAARILTTLFGELRNAVFASISQSAIRKVARETFEHLLSMDMKFHLERQTGGLTRAIDRGTKGISFILSSIVFHVIPTALEISMVCGILSWKFGWDFAAVTGITMVLYTWFTVQTTAWRTKFRKDANAADNKGATVAVDSLINYEAVKAFNNERFEVAQYDATLKSYEKASVKIATSLAALNSGQNLIFSSALTMMMLLGAQGIVKGTMTVGDLVMINQLVFQLSLPLNFLGTVYRELRQSLIDMDVMFNLQSLDSAIKDQPNTKPLSLKGGEIRFENVNFGYHPDRPIFKDISFTIPAGKKVAIVGPSGCGKSTVFRLLFRFYDSQTGRILIDGQDIKDVSLESLRKAIGVVPQDTPLFHADILHNIRYGNLDATDDEVIAAAKKAHVEETIQRLPEKYKTKVGERGLMISGGEKQRLAVARLLLKDPPILFFDEATSALDVYTETELMRNINSLLVDQTKTSVFIAHRLRTISDADLIIVLRDGKVAEQGSHEELMKIEGGVYYRLWQAQLTESTQSTAADPQREEAEIVQKK